A stretch of the Streptomyces ortus genome encodes the following:
- a CDS encoding dihydrodipicolinate synthase family protein, with the protein MTATTTTFEAQRAALADVVAIPVTPFAEDGSIDQDVHRALLRRTFDAGVRIVTPNGNTGEFYALSPEERRLVTELTVDEARGRAAVLVGVGHDLPTAVASARHARGLGAEMVMVHQPVHPYVSEDGWVDYHREIAAAVPELGVVPYIRNPVLAGARLAELADACPNVIGVKYAVPDAARFAAFARDAGLERFVWVAGLAEPYAPSYFSAGATGFTSGLVNVAPAVSLNMIEALRSGDYAGAMKVWEQIRRFEELRGANGSANNVTVVKEALASLGLCRRDVRPPSRQLPESERAEVAAIAGGWSI; encoded by the coding sequence ATGACCGCGACCACGACCACGTTCGAGGCCCAGCGGGCCGCCCTCGCCGACGTGGTGGCGATCCCCGTGACCCCCTTCGCCGAGGACGGCTCCATCGACCAGGACGTGCACCGCGCGCTGCTGCGCCGGACGTTCGACGCCGGCGTCCGGATCGTCACCCCGAACGGCAACACCGGCGAGTTCTACGCCCTCAGCCCCGAGGAGCGCCGCCTGGTCACGGAGCTGACCGTCGACGAGGCGCGGGGCCGGGCCGCCGTCCTGGTCGGAGTCGGGCACGACCTGCCGACCGCCGTCGCCTCCGCCCGCCACGCCCGCGGGCTCGGGGCCGAGATGGTGATGGTCCATCAGCCCGTGCACCCGTACGTGTCGGAGGACGGCTGGGTCGACTACCACCGGGAGATCGCGGCGGCCGTCCCCGAACTGGGCGTCGTCCCCTACATCCGCAACCCGGTGCTCGCCGGCGCCCGGCTCGCCGAACTGGCCGACGCCTGCCCGAACGTGATCGGCGTGAAGTACGCCGTGCCGGACGCGGCCCGCTTCGCCGCGTTCGCCCGGGACGCGGGGCTCGAACGCTTCGTGTGGGTGGCCGGGCTCGCGGAGCCGTACGCGCCCTCGTACTTCTCGGCGGGTGCCACGGGCTTCACGTCGGGGCTCGTGAACGTCGCCCCGGCCGTCTCGCTGAACATGATCGAGGCGCTGCGCTCCGGTGACTACGCGGGCGCGATGAAGGTCTGGGAGCAGATCCGCCGCTTCGAGGAACTGCGCGGGGCCAACGGCTCCGCCAACAACGTGACAGTCGTGAAGGAGGCCCTGGCCTCGCTCGGCCTGTGCCGCCGGGACGTCCGCCCGCCGAGCAGGCAGCTCCCCGAGTCCGAACGGGCCGAGGTCGCCGCCATCGCCGGGGGGTGGTCCATATGA
- a CDS encoding GntR family transcriptional regulator — translation MTSVPTPIPSRTQFVQEGIKHRILTGQLTPGQALVETELAAQFGVSKTPVREALKTLAGTGLVVMNQFKGATVRMVDADMAREVYDVRLLLEPEALRRSVLRGTSLDTAREALERADAATDTAQRSLANREFHRSLYVRCGNPLLGRMLDEVRDQAALVSAVAWAADPSWEREAAEHREILRLALDGDSDGAARALHAHIASFVRRAFPEAQGKDEQE, via the coding sequence ATGACCTCTGTGCCCACGCCGATCCCCTCCCGCACGCAGTTCGTGCAGGAGGGGATCAAACACCGCATCCTCACCGGGCAGTTGACCCCGGGACAGGCCCTGGTTGAGACCGAGCTCGCCGCACAGTTCGGGGTGTCCAAGACCCCGGTGCGCGAGGCGCTCAAGACCCTGGCCGGTACCGGGCTCGTCGTGATGAACCAGTTCAAGGGCGCCACGGTGCGCATGGTGGACGCGGACATGGCGCGCGAGGTGTACGACGTGCGGCTGCTGCTCGAACCGGAGGCCCTGCGGCGCTCCGTCCTGCGCGGCACCTCCCTCGACACGGCGCGTGAGGCGCTGGAGCGCGCCGACGCCGCCACCGACACCGCCCAGCGGTCCCTCGCCAACCGCGAGTTCCACCGCTCCCTGTACGTCCGCTGCGGCAACCCGCTGCTCGGCCGGATGCTCGACGAGGTCCGGGACCAGGCCGCCCTGGTCTCGGCGGTCGCCTGGGCCGCCGACCCGTCCTGGGAGCGCGAGGCCGCCGAGCACCGGGAGATCCTGCGGCTCGCCCTCGACGGCGACTCGGACGGCGCGGCGCGCGCCCTGCACGCGCACATCGCCTCGTTCGTGCGACGGGCCTTCCCCGAGGCCCAGGGAAAGGACGAGCAGGAATGA
- a CDS encoding TIGR03086 family metal-binding protein, translating into MGDGESTASTLDLGPQALIVARVADAVREDQLEDATPCPDYAVRHLVGHLTGLAAAFRDAGRKDLGATTDTAPTAALPDVTPGWRGELPKLLVELAEAWRDPAAWTGQTRAGGVDLPGEIAGIVAADELVVHGWDLARATGQEYVPDEAALRVAYGMLAASVDDPSRGSIFGPVVAVPERAPLLDRVIGLSGRDPGWRAAGER; encoded by the coding sequence ATGGGCGACGGCGAGAGCACCGCGAGCACCCTTGACCTGGGTCCGCAGGCCCTGATCGTGGCGCGCGTCGCGGACGCGGTGCGCGAGGACCAGCTGGAGGACGCGACGCCGTGTCCGGACTACGCGGTACGCCATCTGGTCGGGCATCTGACCGGCCTCGCCGCGGCCTTCCGGGACGCCGGGCGCAAGGATCTCGGGGCCACGACGGACACCGCGCCCACCGCCGCCCTGCCCGACGTGACGCCCGGCTGGCGCGGCGAACTGCCCAAGCTGCTGGTCGAGTTGGCCGAGGCCTGGCGCGACCCGGCCGCGTGGACGGGCCAGACGCGGGCGGGCGGGGTGGACCTGCCCGGCGAGATCGCGGGCATCGTCGCCGCCGACGAACTCGTCGTGCACGGCTGGGATCTGGCCCGCGCCACGGGACAGGAGTACGTGCCCGACGAGGCGGCCCTGCGGGTGGCGTACGGGATGCTGGCCGCGTCCGTCGACGACCCGTCGCGCGGCAGCATCTTCGGCCCGGTGGTGGCCGTCCCCGAGAGGGCGCCCCTGCTGGACCGGGTGATCGGGCTGAGCGGGCGGGACCCGGGGTGGCGGGCCGCCGGGGAGCGCTGA